The following nucleotide sequence is from Oceanibaculum indicum P24.
CGGCAAGCGGACCAGAAGATGGTCCGCGCTTGCCACGAAATGCCGCTCGAACGCCGCGAACAGGGCGGCATCGGCGTCGGGATCGTGGAACTTCTGTCCCGGCGCATCGAGGGCCGAGACGCCGCCTTCCGGCAGAAGCAGGCGCACCGGGCCGGACGACGCATTCAGCTTGCCGCATATCCAGGCAGCGATTTGCTCCAGCTCTTCCGCAGTGGTGCGCATCAGCGTGACATTGGCATTGTGGGCGTGGAACAGCCGGCCGCGATAGCGTTCCGGGATGGTTTCCGGCGCCCAGAAATTCACCATGTCCAGCGCGCCGCAGGAACCGACCCAGGGGATGCCGGTGCGGGCAACCACGTCGAACCGCTCCGGCCCCGCCGTGCAGACCCCGCCCAGCAGATGGTCGGCCGCCTCCGTCGTGGTGAGGTCGACCATGCCGCGCAGCATGCCGGAGCCGGCGATGGCCTCCAGCGCCCGCCCGCCGGGGCCGTTGGCATGGAAGACCTGGCATTCATAGTCGCCCGACAGGCGCTCGGTCAGCTGCTGGATGCAGGGCGTGGTGACGCCGAACATGCTGAAACCCAGCGCCGGGCGGCTGTCCGCCGGTTGCGGCACCGGCCGCGTCATCATCCCGGTCAGCGCGTGGGCGGCGTTGGCCAGGATCACCCGCGACAGCCGGTTCAGTCCGGCAATGTCGGTGACCGGATACATCATGGCGATGTCATGCACCCCGACGAACGGCCCGACATCGCCGGCGGCCAGGGTGGAGACCATCAGCTTCGGCACGTCAATGGGCAGCGCCCGCAGGGCCGGCGCGATGATCGAGGTGCCGCCGGAACCGCCCAGGCCGATCATGCCGCCGATATCCTGCCTTGTGGCGACGAGGCCCAGCAGCGCTTCCGTCATTGCGGTGACCGCCGCCCCCCGGTCGCCCGCCGCGAACACGGCATCGGCCCCTTCGGGATGGCAGGCGGCGACAGCCTCGGCGCTGATATCGGCCTCGGCCGAAGCGGTCTTCGTGCCGACATCGATTGTGACCACGGAAAGCCCGGCCGCGCGCAGCAACCCGGCGACATAGAGCAGCTCCTCCGCCTTGGTATCGAAGGTGCCGACGACATAAGCCGTGCCGGGGGTCGTGCCGGTAGCTGCCATGACGGGCTATGCCTTGCGTCGGGAATTGGCGACCTTCACCGCCCCCTCGAAGGCGAAGCGGAACGTGTCGCTGACGGTCTGATGGACGCTGACCGCATCGGCCTCCGCCACATCATATTCGGCCCACCATTCGCCGAAGCATTTGTTGCCCTCGGTGATCGGCTTCAGGCGCATCTCCGCCACATAATTCTGCACCGGCAGCGTCGCCTCCAGGATGCGGTAGGCGCAGACATGCTCGCGGTCCGAGAGGGTCAGCAGCTCCTCGCGGATGTGCCCGCCCTCATGGGTGAAGAAATTGCGCACGCAGCCGACCTGGTCGGAGGGCTTGCCATCCTCGATCTCGCTCTTCGAGAAGAAGGGGTGATAGACCGGCAGCGCATTGAAGTCGCGCAGCACGCCCCAGGCCTCCTCAAGCGGAATATCCATCACGGCGCTGATATAGACCCGTGCCATTCTCCGTTTCCTCCCTTTGTATCCTTCAGGCCTTTTCCTTCAGGGAATTAAGGCCCTTGAAGGTCTTTATATGGTTCACGATGGCGGTCTCCACGGGCAGCCGCTCGACGCTGCTGGCGCCATAGAACCCGTTGCAATGCTGGCTGTTCTTCAGCACGAAATCGACATCCTCGGGCGAGGAGATCGGCCCGCCATGGGCGATGATGATGACATCCTTGCGCACCCGGCGCGCGGCCTCCGCCCACTCATCGATCAGCCGCACCGACTCCTCCAGCGTCTTGGAGGTGGTGGCGCCGATGCTGCCGCCGGTGGTCACGCCCATATGCGGCACGATGATGTCGGCTCCCGCCTTGGCCATCTCCACCGCCTCATCGGCGGAGAACACATAGGGCGTGGTCAGCAGGTCCAGCTCGTGCGCCTGGCGGATCATGTCGATCTCGCTGGCGAAGTTTATGCCGGTCTCCTCCAGGCTGACGCGGAAAGTGCCGTCGATGATGCCGACCGTCGGGAAGTTCTGCACGCCGGAGAAGCCCAGCTCCTTCAGCTCCTTCAGGAAGACCGGCATGATGATGAAGGGATCGGTGCCGTTCACCCCGGCGATCACCGGCGTGGTCTTGCAGACCGGCAGGATCTCGACCGCCATCTCCTTCACGATGTCGTTCGCATTGCCATAGGCCAGCAGCCCGGCAGAGGAGGCCCGCCCGGCCATGCGGTAACGGCCCGAATTATAGACGATGATGAGGTCGATGCCGCCGGCCTCCTCGCATTTCGCGGAAATGCCTGTGCCTGCCCCGCCGCCGACGATGGGCTCGCCCCGGCGGATCATGTCGCGGAAGCGGTCGAGGATGGATGCACGTTCAAATCTGGGCATTCGGTTCTTCCTTGAAGGTGGGGCGGGCCGCAGGGTGTTGGACCGAGGGGCGCCGGGACAGCAGATGGTTGATCTCGCCCAGGACCCCGCGACGGAAGACCAGGACACAGAGGATGAAGATGACGCCGATCACCACCGTGACCCAGGCGCCGAGCGCATCGAAATAGTGCCGCAGCAGGGAAATCAGCACCGCGCCTATGGCCGGGCCGAACACGGAGTTCATGCCGCCCAGCAGCGTCATCAGGATCACGTCGCCGGAGGTGTGCCAGTGCACATCGGTCAGCGAGGCCAGCCGGAAGGTCACGCATTTCAGCGACCCGGCCAGGCCCGACAGCCCGGCCGACAGGGCGAATACGAGGATCTTGTAGCGCTCCACCGCATAGCCCATGGAGCGGGCGCGCGGTTCATGCTCTCGGATCGCCCGCAGCACCTCGCCGAAGGGCGAGTTCACGATGCGGTTGACCAGCCACAGCCCGCCGGCGACGCAGGCCAGCACCAGGAAATAGAGCCGGGTATCGCTGGACAGGTCGATGATCCCGAACAGGTGACCGCGCGGTATCGGCTGCATGCCGTCCTCGGCCCCGGTGAAGGGCGTCTGCAGGAAGATGAAATAGACCATCTGCGCCAGCGCCAGGGTGATCATCGCCAGATAGATGCCCTGCCGGCGGATGGCCAGCGCACCAATGGCGGCGCCCAGGATCGTCGAGAACAGCATGCCGGCCAGGATCGCCAGCTCCGTGCTCAGCCCCATCTCGCGCAGGGCATAGCCGGTGATATAGGCCGACCCGCCGAAGAAGGCGGCATGACCGAAGGAAACGATGCCGGCATGGCCGAGCAGCAGGTTGAAAGCACAGGCGAACAGCGCGAAGCACATCATCTTCATCAGGAAGATCGGATAGATGATGTGCGGAAAAAACGGCGCCGCCGCCAGCAGCGCCAGCAGGAGCAGCAGGAAACCGCGCTTCAGGGCGGGCGACAGCATCAGTTTTCCTCCCGCCCGAACAGGCCCGCCGGACGCAGCAGCAGCACCAGCGCCATCACCAGGAAGACCACGGTGGTGGACGCCTCGGAATAATAGACCTTGGCCAGCCCCTCGATGACGCCCAGGCCGAGGCCGGTCACCGCCGAGCCGAGAACGGAGCCGAGCCCGCCAATCACCACGATAGCGAAGACGATGATGACAAGGTCGGAGCCCATGGACGGGTTCACATGCTGGATCGGCGCCGCCAGCACGCCGGCGAAACCGGCCAGCGCCACCCCGGCACCATAGGTCAGGGTCAGCAGGATCGGCACATTGATGCCAAAGGCCTGGGTCAGTTCCGGCCGTTCCGTTGCGGCGCGCAGATAAGCACCCATCCGTGTCTTCTCGATGACGATCCAGGTGCCGGCGCAGACGATCACCGCCATCAGGATGACGAAGGCCCGATAGACCGGCAGGATCATGAAGCCCAGATCGAACACGCCGCGCAGCGCGGCCGGGGTCGGGAAAGGATGGCCCGACGAGCCCATCGCCACGCGGAAGCCGCCTTCCAGGATCAGCACCAGGCCAAAGGTGAGAAACAGGCCATAAAGCTGGTCCAGCTTGTAGATTCGCCGCAGGGCAAAGCGCTCGAACAGAATGCCGAACAGGCCGACCGCCAGCGGGGCCAGGATCATCGCCGGCCAGTAGCCGATGCCGAAATGACGGCCGATCAGGAAGGCCACGAACGCGCCCAGCATGAAGAAGGCGCCATGCGCGAAATTCACGATGCGCAGCAGCCCGAAGATGACCGCCAGCCCCAGACTCAGCACCGCATAGAAGGCACCATTGACGAGGCCGAGCATGATCTGCCCCAGCAGGGCCTGATGCGGAATACCGAAAATATCCATCTTCCAGACGGTCTCCGTCCGACGGTCACGTCCCGGTCATCCGAAGGCCGGCCATGACACCGGCCGGCCTTGCGGTTGATCGACAAAGAGACCCGGACCGGTGGAAAGTCCGGCCCGGGTACAGGGAGGTCACTTCTTGACCAGGTCGCACTTGCTCTGCGAAAGCGGCTGGAAGGCCTGCTCCGCCGGAATGGTGGAGACCTGCTTCAGATAGTCCCAGGGGCCCTTGGATTCGCCCGGGGTCTTCACCTGCCAGAGATACATGTCATGGACGAAGCGGCCATCGACGCGCACCTTGCCTTCCTTGGTGAACATGTCACTGACCGTCATCTCGCGCATCTTCTTCGACACCGCATCCGCATCGTCGGTGCCGGCTGCCTTCACGGCGTTCAGATACATCATGGTCGAGGAATAATCGGCGGCCTGCGCCATGTTCGGCATCTTGCCGACCCGCTCGTTGAAGCGCTTGGCGAAGGCACGGGTCTCATCATTCATGTCCCAGTACCAGGCATTGGTCAGCAGCAGCCCCTGAGCGGCGGGAAGGCCCAGCGCATGGACATCCTCGATCCACAGCAGCAGGGCGGCCAGCTTCTGGTTCTTGGTCGCGCCGAATTCGGCGGCGGCGCGGATCGCGTTCACCGCGTCGGCACCGGTGGAGGCAACGCCAATGATCTCCGCCTTCGAGGCCTGGGCCTGCAGGATGTAAGAGGAGAAGTCGGTCGTTGCCAACGGATGGCGCGCGGCACCCGCCACGCGGCCGCCATTGGCGCGCACCACGCTGGAAACCTGCTCTTCCAGGCCGATGCCGAAGGCGAAATCGACCGTCAGGAAGAACCAGGTCTTGCCGCCCTGCTCCACCACTGCCTTGCCGGTGCCATGCGCCAGCGAATAGGCGTCATAGGCATAGTGGATGGCATAGGGCGAGCACAGCTCGTTGGTGATGCCCATGTTGGAGGCGCCATTGACGATGATGTGGCGCTTCTTCTCCTTGGCCACCGCCGCGACCGCGCGGGCCACGCCGGAATTGGCAAGGTCATTGATCAGATCCACGCCGCCGGTGTCGAACCATTCGCGCGCCTTGGCCGCGCCGACGTCGGCCTTGTTCAGGTGATCGGCGAAGACCACGTCGATCTTCTTGCCCAGGACGGTGCCGCCGAAATCCTCGGCCGCCATCTTCACCGCCTCGACCGCGCCCTTGCCGGACAGGTCGCTGTAGATGCCCGACATGTCCGCCAGAACGCCGATGCGTACCACATCGTCGGAAACCTGGGCCGATGCCGCACCGGCGCCGAACGCCAGCATGGACGCAGCCGCCATCAATCGAAGACTATTCCGCATGTTTTCCTCCCAGTGTTAGCGTTTGCTCTTATTATTATTTTCCACCTTACCGGCAGAACAGAGCGCCAATCCATGGCTGGTTCACACAGCGATCTATCTGAAACACACATCGTCGGCGACGACACACGCCAGCTTATCGTGCGCGCGCAGGACTGTAACGCCTTGGCGACCCGACAGATTTCCCATGTCGGTGTCGGCGATGCTGCGCCGCCATATCGCATCGTCAGAACCCATCTCAGCGGCACCTATGTCCATGCCACCCTGGGCGGCGAGGGACGGATGCTGCTGGATGGCCGCTGGCGGCCGCACCGCGCCGGCATGGTATCGCTGGCGCCTGCCCATGTGCTGCATGCCTTCCACGCCATCCCCTCGCGGCGCTGGCAATATTGCTGGGTCCGCTACATGCCGCACTCGCCGCGCTCCGCCATCGGCTTCATCGCCCCGGTGATGGCCCGCTTCGACGCGGAGCCGCTGCGGCATGCCATCCTGGGCCTGTACCGGGAAGTGGAAGCGGGCGGCGATACCGGCGCGGCCATGCTGTGGATCGATCTGATCGAGCATTACATCACCCGCTTCGCCGAACCGCTGCAGCGCGAGGATCGGCTGCGGTCGGTGTGGGAGCGTGTGCAGCAGGAGCTGGACAGGCCGTGGACGGCCGGCGACCTGGCCGGTCTGGCGAACATCAGCGGCGAGCATCTGCGCCGGCTGTGCCAGGCCAGCCTGGGGCGCAGCCCGATGCAGCAGCTGACATATCTGCGCATCCAGCATGCCGCGCACCAGCTGGCCACGACGCAGACCACGATCGAGGAGATCGCGCTGGGTGTCGGCTACAACAATCCCTTCGCCTTTTCCAACACCTTCAAGCGGATGACCGGCTTCCGGCCATCCCACTTCCGCAACCGCCGGCAATCTGACAGGGAGAGCGACCGGGAGTCAGACGCCTAGCAGCTCCACCACACGGTCGAAATTGGCCTCGATATCCGCATTGTTCAGCGCCTCGATGATACGCCCGCCTTCCATGACGTAATGCCGGTCGGCGACAGTCGCGGCAAAGCGGGCATTCTGCTCCACCATCAGGATGGTGAAGCCTTCCGATTTCAGCCGCCGGATGATGTCGCCAATCTGCTGCACGACCACGGGCGCCAGCCCCTCGGTCGGCTCGTCGAGCAGCAGCAGGCGCGCGCCGGTGCGCAGGATGCGGCCGATCGCCAGCATCTGCTGTTCGCCGCCGGACAGTTTCATGCCCGGGCTCTTCAGCCGCTCGCGCAGGTTGGGAAAAAGCGTCAGCGTGGCATCGGTGCTCATGCCACCGGCGCGGACGACGGGCGGCAGCTCCAGATTTTCCGCCACGGTCAGCGAGGCATAGATGCCGCGATCCTCCGGACAGAAGGCGATGCCCAGCCGGGCGATCTGGTGCGAGGCGAGGCCGATGGTCTCGGTCTCCTCGAAACGGATCGAGCCGGCGCGCCGGGGAACCATGCCCATGATCGATTTCAGCGTGGTGGATTTGCCCGCCCCGTTGCGGCCCAGCAGCGTGACCACCTCGCCGCTGCGCACCGTGATGTCCACCCCGTGCAGCACATGGCTCTGGCCGTACCAGGCCTGAAGGCCGCGGGTTTCGAGAAGAACCTCATGCATGGCCCGCACTCCCGATATAGGCCTCAATGACGCGCGGATCCTTCGACACGGTGGCATAGTCGCCTTCGGCTAGGACCTCGCCGCGCATCAGCACGGTGATGCGGTCGCACAGATTGGCGACGACCCCCAGATTATGCTCCACCAGCAGTACCGTGCGCCCCTGCGCCGCAGTGCGAATCAGATTGGTGATGCGCCCGATATCCTCATGTCCCATGCCGGCCATCGGCTCGTCCAGCAGCATGATCTCCGGGTCCAGCGCCAGGGTGGTGGCCAGTTCCAGCGCGCGCTTGCGCCCGTAGGACAGCGCTTCGGCAGTGACGTCGGCCACATCTTCCAGCCCGACAGCCTCGACCAGCTCCAGCGCGCGCGGCTCGAGATCGCGCAGCACGCCCTTGCTGCGCCAGAAGTCGAAGGAACCGCCGCGCCGTCGCTGCACGGCGAGCCGCACATTCTCCAGCACGGTGAGCTGCGGGAACACCGCCGAGATCTGGAAGGAGCGGACCATGCCGAGCCGCGCCACCGCATCCGGCGACAGGCCGGTGATGTCGCGCCCGTTCAGCCGGATCTCGCCGGCGCTGGGCT
It contains:
- a CDS encoding Tm-1-like ATP-binding domain-containing protein, yielding MAATGTTPGTAYVVGTFDTKAEELLYVAGLLRAAGLSVVTIDVGTKTASAEADISAEAVAACHPEGADAVFAAGDRGAAVTAMTEALLGLVATRQDIGGMIGLGGSGGTSIIAPALRALPIDVPKLMVSTLAAGDVGPFVGVHDIAMMYPVTDIAGLNRLSRVILANAAHALTGMMTRPVPQPADSRPALGFSMFGVTTPCIQQLTERLSGDYECQVFHANGPGGRALEAIAGSGMLRGMVDLTTTEAADHLLGGVCTAGPERFDVVARTGIPWVGSCGALDMVNFWAPETIPERYRGRLFHAHNANVTLMRTTAEELEQIAAWICGKLNASSGPVRLLLPEGGVSALDAPGQKFHDPDADAALFAAFERHFVASADHLLVRLPHHINDPAFAEAAERHVRDLM
- a CDS encoding SRPBCC family protein; its protein translation is MARVYISAVMDIPLEEAWGVLRDFNALPVYHPFFSKSEIEDGKPSDQVGCVRNFFTHEGGHIREELLTLSDREHVCAYRILEATLPVQNYVAEMRLKPITEGNKCFGEWWAEYDVAEADAVSVHQTVSDTFRFAFEGAVKVANSRRKA
- a CDS encoding phosphoenolpyruvate hydrolase family protein, translated to MPRFERASILDRFRDMIRRGEPIVGGGAGTGISAKCEEAGGIDLIIVYNSGRYRMAGRASSAGLLAYGNANDIVKEMAVEILPVCKTTPVIAGVNGTDPFIIMPVFLKELKELGFSGVQNFPTVGIIDGTFRVSLEETGINFASEIDMIRQAHELDLLTTPYVFSADEAVEMAKAGADIIVPHMGVTTGGSIGATTSKTLEESVRLIDEWAEAARRVRKDVIIIAHGGPISSPEDVDFVLKNSQHCNGFYGASSVERLPVETAIVNHIKTFKGLNSLKEKA
- a CDS encoding branched-chain amino acid ABC transporter permease, translating into MLSPALKRGFLLLLLALLAAAPFFPHIIYPIFLMKMMCFALFACAFNLLLGHAGIVSFGHAAFFGGSAYITGYALREMGLSTELAILAGMLFSTILGAAIGALAIRRQGIYLAMITLALAQMVYFIFLQTPFTGAEDGMQPIPRGHLFGIIDLSSDTRLYFLVLACVAGGLWLVNRIVNSPFGEVLRAIREHEPRARSMGYAVERYKILVFALSAGLSGLAGSLKCVTFRLASLTDVHWHTSGDVILMTLLGGMNSVFGPAIGAVLISLLRHYFDALGAWVTVVIGVIFILCVLVFRRGVLGEINHLLSRRPSVQHPAARPTFKEEPNAQI
- a CDS encoding branched-chain amino acid ABC transporter permease, which translates into the protein MDIFGIPHQALLGQIMLGLVNGAFYAVLSLGLAVIFGLLRIVNFAHGAFFMLGAFVAFLIGRHFGIGYWPAMILAPLAVGLFGILFERFALRRIYKLDQLYGLFLTFGLVLILEGGFRVAMGSSGHPFPTPAALRGVFDLGFMILPVYRAFVILMAVIVCAGTWIVIEKTRMGAYLRAATERPELTQAFGINVPILLTLTYGAGVALAGFAGVLAAPIQHVNPSMGSDLVIIVFAIVVIGGLGSVLGSAVTGLGLGVIEGLAKVYYSEASTTVVFLVMALVLLLRPAGLFGREEN
- a CDS encoding ABC transporter substrate-binding protein → MRNSLRLMAAASMLAFGAGAASAQVSDDVVRIGVLADMSGIYSDLSGKGAVEAVKMAAEDFGGTVLGKKIDVVFADHLNKADVGAAKAREWFDTGGVDLINDLANSGVARAVAAVAKEKKRHIIVNGASNMGITNELCSPYAIHYAYDAYSLAHGTGKAVVEQGGKTWFFLTVDFAFGIGLEEQVSSVVRANGGRVAGAARHPLATTDFSSYILQAQASKAEIIGVASTGADAVNAIRAAAEFGATKNQKLAALLLWIEDVHALGLPAAQGLLLTNAWYWDMNDETRAFAKRFNERVGKMPNMAQAADYSSTMMYLNAVKAAGTDDADAVSKKMREMTVSDMFTKEGKVRVDGRFVHDMYLWQVKTPGESKGPWDYLKQVSTIPAEQAFQPLSQSKCDLVKK
- a CDS encoding helix-turn-helix transcriptional regulator, which gives rise to MAGSHSDLSETHIVGDDTRQLIVRAQDCNALATRQISHVGVGDAAPPYRIVRTHLSGTYVHATLGGEGRMLLDGRWRPHRAGMVSLAPAHVLHAFHAIPSRRWQYCWVRYMPHSPRSAIGFIAPVMARFDAEPLRHAILGLYREVEAGGDTGAAMLWIDLIEHYITRFAEPLQREDRLRSVWERVQQELDRPWTAGDLAGLANISGEHLRRLCQASLGRSPMQQLTYLRIQHAAHQLATTQTTIEEIALGVGYNNPFAFSNTFKRMTGFRPSHFRNRRQSDRESDRESDA
- a CDS encoding ABC transporter ATP-binding protein, whose product is MHEVLLETRGLQAWYGQSHVLHGVDITVRSGEVVTLLGRNGAGKSTTLKSIMGMVPRRAGSIRFEETETIGLASHQIARLGIAFCPEDRGIYASLTVAENLELPPVVRAGGMSTDATLTLFPNLRERLKSPGMKLSGGEQQMLAIGRILRTGARLLLLDEPTEGLAPVVVQQIGDIIRRLKSEGFTILMVEQNARFAATVADRHYVMEGGRIIEALNNADIEANFDRVVELLGV
- a CDS encoding ABC transporter ATP-binding protein; the encoded protein is MADYILQAEGLTKQFSGFTAVSDVSLSLERGTIHALIGPNGAGKTTCFNLLTKFLKPSAGEIRLNGRDITGLSPDAVARLGMVRSFQISAVFPQLTVLENVRLAVQRRRGGSFDFWRSKGVLRDLEPRALELVEAVGLEDVADVTAEALSYGRKRALELATTLALDPEIMLLDEPMAGMGHEDIGRITNLIRTAAQGRTVLLVEHNLGVVANLCDRITVLMRGEVLAEGDYATVSKDPRVIEAYIGSAGHA